The Novipirellula galeiformis genome contains a region encoding:
- a CDS encoding sigma 54-interacting transcriptional regulator codes for MNTKAPRTNLSPIPAETRSTLGRSGAYLVLQSAGRWSDVFRLSPPAEAFLGRASANQIVIRSEQASRQHSRIFWTPPQAASGVPTNSSGPTNPSGLTNSSGQWAIEDLGSRNGTYVNGSKITAAHTLSDGDKIGIAGFSIQFTHTIHTDGNESNFARDSAAQASDDQQTIEISPDAITDRRRHSDYLHGHSLESAARTPHGGPPTGHAPTGNTPTGNTPTGNTPTGNTPTGNTPPTKASDPRTGGHDALAIRGRLLKLAFTLARLEDTESAVAECLDDLVAHLHFDTAGVYLSERSPHPASISGIPLVATRQSGARSYRRPPETLLQNLAGENGHALLARNIAGDDQLATQNSRGEIDVESIILAPIRDHRDRFLGMIHLTTAAGIRPFASDDLQVVVAVAEILAESVSRLDAQRRLTQSLRLSRRKAELLQEQLSDKVRMVGNSEAMRTVVEKIKLAAPTNAMVLIRGESGVGKELVAAALHHNSRRNEGPMVCLNCAALSETLLESELFGHEKGAFTGATDRKRGKFEMADGGTLMLDEIGEMNAELQAKLLRVLEGHPFERVGGHEPIQVDVRVVAATNRDLQAMVTQGTFRQDLYYRLHVVEIIVPPLRKRERDCLLLAHFFLERFNREMGRRIERITEEAQKRLLRYHWPGNVRELRNVIERAVVLNPKNVIDERDLALSPTATASEMQAIADADDVEMTLAALERQHIERVLRHTDGNKSRASAILGIERSTLDRKLKKFAAEEA; via the coding sequence TTGAACACCAAGGCCCCTCGGACAAACCTATCGCCAATCCCCGCCGAGACTCGCTCGACGCTCGGTCGTTCGGGTGCTTACCTCGTGCTGCAGTCCGCAGGCCGCTGGAGTGACGTGTTTCGGCTCTCGCCCCCCGCCGAGGCGTTTTTAGGACGAGCCTCCGCCAACCAGATTGTGATTCGCAGCGAGCAAGCCAGCCGCCAACACTCGCGGATTTTCTGGACCCCTCCGCAAGCCGCCTCGGGCGTTCCCACAAATTCCAGTGGGCCCACAAATCCCAGCGGGCTCACGAATTCCAGCGGGCAATGGGCGATCGAAGATCTTGGCAGCCGAAATGGGACCTACGTCAACGGCAGCAAAATTACCGCTGCACACACGCTTTCTGACGGCGACAAAATCGGGATCGCCGGATTTTCCATCCAATTCACCCACACCATCCATACCGACGGCAACGAATCGAATTTCGCCCGCGATTCGGCTGCCCAGGCCAGCGACGATCAACAGACCATCGAAATCAGTCCCGACGCGATCACCGATCGCCGCCGCCACAGCGATTATTTGCACGGTCACTCGTTGGAATCCGCAGCAAGAACGCCGCACGGGGGCCCGCCCACGGGACACGCGCCCACTGGAAACACTCCCACTGGAAACACTCCCACTGGAAACACTCCCACTGGAAACACTCCCACTGGAAACACGCCCCCAACCAAGGCCTCCGACCCCCGAACCGGCGGCCATGACGCACTCGCGATCCGCGGACGACTGTTGAAGCTCGCCTTCACGCTCGCGCGATTGGAGGACACCGAGTCGGCCGTCGCCGAGTGTCTCGATGACCTCGTTGCGCACCTCCACTTTGATACGGCCGGAGTTTATCTTTCCGAGCGCTCCCCTCATCCCGCCTCGATTTCAGGAATCCCGCTCGTCGCCACGCGGCAAAGCGGGGCTCGCAGTTATCGTCGGCCCCCCGAAACGCTGCTACAAAATCTCGCCGGCGAAAACGGTCACGCGCTGCTGGCTCGCAACATCGCTGGCGACGACCAATTGGCGACGCAAAACAGTCGGGGTGAAATCGACGTCGAAAGCATCATTTTGGCTCCCATCCGCGACCATCGCGATCGCTTTTTGGGCATGATCCACTTGACCACCGCCGCCGGGATTCGCCCCTTTGCAAGTGACGACTTGCAAGTGGTCGTGGCGGTCGCCGAAATTCTAGCCGAATCGGTCTCGCGTCTGGATGCCCAGCGCCGGTTGACGCAATCGCTTCGGCTCAGCCGTCGCAAAGCCGAACTGTTGCAAGAGCAACTCAGCGACAAGGTGCGTATGGTCGGCAATAGCGAGGCGATGCGAACGGTCGTCGAGAAAATCAAGTTAGCCGCCCCCACCAATGCCATGGTTTTGATCCGCGGCGAATCGGGGGTGGGCAAAGAATTGGTTGCCGCGGCACTGCATCACAACAGTCGCCGCAACGAAGGCCCGATGGTTTGTTTAAATTGTGCCGCACTGAGCGAAACCTTGCTCGAAAGCGAGTTGTTCGGACACGAAAAGGGCGCTTTCACCGGAGCCACGGACCGCAAACGTGGCAAATTTGAAATGGCCGATGGCGGTACCTTGATGCTGGACGAAATCGGCGAGATGAACGCAGAGCTACAAGCAAAATTGCTGCGTGTGCTCGAGGGACATCCGTTTGAACGTGTCGGGGGTCACGAACCGATTCAAGTGGACGTCCGCGTCGTGGCCGCCACCAACCGAGATCTACAAGCGATGGTGACCCAAGGCACGTTTCGACAAGATTTGTACTATCGGCTGCACGTCGTTGAAATCATCGTGCCGCCGCTGCGGAAACGAGAACGAGATTGTTTGTTGTTAGCCCACTTTTTCCTCGAACGCTTTAACCGAGAAATGGGCCGACGAATCGAAAGGATTACCGAAGAAGCCCAAAAACGGCTGCTGCGATACCATTGGCCGGGAAACGTGCGTGAACTTCGCAACGTTATCGAACGCGCCGTCGTACTGAACCCCAAAAACGTGATCGACGAAAGGGACCTCGCCCTTTCGCCCACCGCAACCGCAAGCGAGATGCAAGCCATTGCCGATGCTGACGACGTCGAAATGACGTTGGCGGCGCTGGAGCGACAGCACATCGAACGAGTCTTGCGGCACACCGATGGCAACAAAAGCCGGGCCTCTGCGATCCTCGGCATCGAACGCAGTACGTTGGACCGCAAACTGAAAAAATTTGCGGCCGAGGAAGCCTGA
- a CDS encoding HEAT repeat domain-containing protein, with the protein MTICRKRITFSLGMSFLFASLSCCLSGCQDGPLYALKTVNPWFVMKEWREDEAYGVTDHERRKQLSQLADSIEYYPADRQEYWANHLQQILENDDSAEMRRLAVLASGKIKSSRNLALIEKGLDDDSVKVRMEACRALSRIDDEQSSRMLASMVGKESNQDVRHAAIASLAKHKNAVSVNSLRLALSDRNPATRDLTMQSLRGVTGKNLGNDPEVWVAELEKNDFNDPNTTGTMLR; encoded by the coding sequence ATGACGATCTGCAGAAAACGCATCACGTTTTCCCTGGGCATGTCGTTTTTGTTCGCGTCGCTATCTTGCTGCTTGAGCGGATGCCAAGACGGCCCTCTGTACGCGCTCAAAACGGTCAATCCTTGGTTTGTGATGAAGGAATGGCGTGAAGACGAAGCTTACGGGGTCACCGATCACGAGCGGCGAAAGCAACTTTCCCAGCTTGCCGATTCGATTGAATATTACCCCGCGGATCGCCAAGAGTACTGGGCCAATCACCTGCAACAAATCTTAGAAAATGACGACAGCGCCGAGATGCGCCGGCTCGCCGTGCTGGCCAGCGGCAAAATCAAATCGAGTCGCAACTTGGCATTGATTGAGAAAGGCTTGGACGACGATAGCGTTAAAGTGCGAATGGAAGCGTGCCGAGCGCTCAGCCGGATCGATGACGAACAATCTTCGCGAATGTTGGCTTCGATGGTCGGCAAAGAATCCAACCAAGACGTGCGTCACGCGGCCATTGCATCGCTCGCCAAACACAAAAACGCGGTCTCGGTTAATTCCTTGCGACTCGCACTGTCTGACCGCAATCCGGCCACTCGGGATTTGACAATGCAGTCACTCCGAGGCGTGACCGGAAAGAACCTTGGGAACGACCCAGAGGTTTGGGTCGCAGAACTCGAGAAGAACGATTTCAATGACCCCAACACTACTGGAACCATGCTCCGCTAA
- a CDS encoding SHD1 domain-containing protein codes for MTPTLLEPCSAKTRALCNVLRGSLGLAIFLASTVVAATSPVQASEPVRIWVDETGLHSIEASLQSITDGVALLKRANGTKVNISVAQLSQVDRDYIESWTDHSALRENHLRWTPPVLPELVAQPVLELPPASSLLDEGQPLAPLSGPAPTKNQSFPSSLLPDPQAFAIALPFGKQTLGKIHSYDSCSPPLAIATPTQTFLAVSISTGLSSTPSPNANRIVRFDPATGNVSTVLQSNQPITILDHHQASGRTLVLNGHRVMGQGGELAIAKGWDDDTLTIQYSRALPNIGSANAGSSAHTRQLHWARWVDGEHVVASINGEIAVWNLLSGQCLHRVCNVQPKVTPAISAGRRYIAVPTSVGVELYQTSDGSSLGTIPIESGRSAQVSFSPRGDSLAIITTSRLRVWELSSATLRGEAKSQRSLGKGAPVWIDTDLVLSSTGVLLSIYRGVPVWRYDLLGSTINAYGVASPNKGIGLLSRRPHGEIGFIEIPHETARQSFAWVDEQLMTNTTARWDLPGKSVLGEDGWADRELRFAQREDANR; via the coding sequence ATGACCCCAACACTACTGGAACCATGCTCCGCTAAAACGCGGGCTCTCTGCAACGTTTTGCGAGGTTCACTCGGGCTCGCAATCTTCTTGGCATCGACCGTGGTCGCTGCGACCTCGCCCGTTCAAGCATCGGAACCGGTGCGGATTTGGGTCGATGAAACGGGGCTGCACTCAATTGAAGCGAGCCTGCAAAGCATCACGGATGGCGTCGCGCTGCTGAAACGCGCCAACGGAACGAAGGTCAATATCTCCGTCGCTCAATTGAGCCAAGTGGATCGTGATTACATTGAGAGTTGGACCGACCACTCCGCGCTCCGCGAGAACCACCTTCGCTGGACCCCTCCGGTTTTACCCGAGCTTGTCGCCCAACCTGTTTTGGAATTGCCGCCGGCCTCGAGTCTGTTGGACGAAGGTCAACCGCTCGCACCACTGAGTGGCCCCGCCCCGACGAAAAACCAATCGTTTCCGTCGAGTTTGTTGCCCGATCCACAAGCCTTTGCCATCGCATTGCCATTCGGCAAGCAAACGTTGGGGAAAATTCATTCCTACGATTCATGCTCGCCTCCGCTCGCGATTGCCACGCCAACCCAAACATTCCTGGCGGTATCGATCAGCACGGGACTGAGCTCAACGCCCTCTCCCAACGCGAACCGAATCGTCCGCTTTGATCCGGCGACCGGCAACGTCTCGACCGTGTTGCAGTCGAACCAACCGATTACGATTTTGGACCATCACCAAGCCAGTGGACGGACGCTGGTTCTCAACGGACACCGAGTCATGGGCCAAGGGGGCGAGTTGGCGATCGCCAAGGGATGGGACGACGACACGCTCACAATCCAATACTCGCGAGCGTTGCCGAATATCGGATCCGCAAACGCCGGATCGTCCGCGCACACACGCCAACTGCACTGGGCTCGCTGGGTCGATGGCGAGCATGTCGTTGCGTCGATCAACGGCGAGATTGCCGTTTGGAATCTCCTTTCGGGACAATGCCTGCACCGTGTTTGCAACGTCCAGCCGAAGGTCACGCCGGCAATCTCCGCCGGACGACGCTACATCGCGGTGCCTACATCCGTCGGCGTCGAACTCTACCAAACCAGCGATGGCAGCAGCTTGGGCACCATCCCGATCGAATCGGGACGATCCGCTCAGGTGAGTTTTTCCCCACGCGGCGATTCATTGGCGATCATCACCACGTCCCGGCTCCGCGTTTGGGAACTCTCTTCGGCGACGCTGCGGGGCGAAGCCAAATCACAGCGTAGCCTCGGTAAAGGGGCCCCAGTCTGGATCGATACCGACTTGGTCTTGTCCTCCACCGGCGTGCTGTTAAGCATCTATCGCGGCGTGCCGGTTTGGCGCTACGATCTATTGGGTTCCACGATCAATGCGTATGGCGTCGCATCACCTAACAAAGGGATCGGGCTGTTATCGCGGCGCCCCCATGGTGAAATTGGCTTTATCGAAATCCCGCACGAAACGGCGCGTCAATCGTTTGCGTGGGTTGACGAACAACTGATGACCAACACTACCGCCCGCTGGGACCTCCCAGGAAAAAGTGTGCTTGGCGAAGATGGCTGGGCCGATCGTGAGCTCCGCTTTGCTCAGCGGGAAGATGCCAATCGCTAA
- a CDS encoding acyltransferase family protein, with amino-acid sequence MKPSSMILQSPSFLPPSNATAMTTESPQAILKPHQRIVELDALRALAAINLLLFHLSYVYAVKYGFVSPLGWDWPYGKYGVEMFFILSGFVNSMSLMRRGKPVDFVAARMIRIVPIFLMVIVANLWITRQMPLSSEPLGAAQFFANMTLLPRVLGYECVDPVMWTLQVEMMFYITIVVLFKIGALKRYFVGWGTLCALSLVVCPLLDAATAVHHNAGWFVVLSSIRLLMLLDFVPLFAIGFLLYMIKTGTGEKWQNLAGMVVACGVFHSIDHGKHNPVATVLIIALVTLCAYGKMPLLRVRPLIYVSTISYALYLCHNNLGCVLMYRLNHSGIPANISFLMAVIFSFSLAIIVTHRIEQPITEALRRLWARYRTKEGSATVAAPAR; translated from the coding sequence ATGAAACCCAGCTCAATGATCCTGCAAAGTCCGTCTTTCCTACCGCCAAGTAATGCGACCGCAATGACGACCGAGTCACCTCAAGCGATTTTGAAACCCCACCAACGTATCGTCGAGCTTGACGCTCTACGTGCGCTGGCGGCGATCAATTTGCTGCTCTTCCATCTGTCGTATGTCTATGCGGTCAAGTATGGATTCGTTTCGCCGTTGGGCTGGGATTGGCCTTACGGCAAATACGGCGTGGAGATGTTCTTTATCCTGAGCGGGTTTGTGAACAGCATGTCGCTGATGCGACGTGGCAAACCGGTCGACTTTGTCGCCGCTCGAATGATTCGCATCGTGCCTATTTTCTTGATGGTGATCGTTGCCAATCTTTGGATCACGCGGCAAATGCCGCTGTCGAGCGAACCGTTGGGCGCGGCCCAGTTCTTTGCCAACATGACCTTGCTTCCTCGGGTGCTTGGGTATGAATGCGTCGACCCTGTGATGTGGACGCTGCAGGTCGAGATGATGTTTTACATCACCATCGTGGTGCTGTTCAAAATAGGGGCGTTGAAACGATATTTTGTGGGCTGGGGAACGCTATGTGCTCTGTCGCTCGTCGTTTGTCCGCTGTTGGATGCCGCGACCGCGGTACATCACAACGCAGGATGGTTCGTCGTCTTGTCGAGCATTCGTTTGTTGATGCTGTTGGATTTTGTGCCGCTGTTTGCCATCGGTTTTCTGCTCTACATGATCAAAACAGGGACAGGAGAAAAATGGCAGAACTTGGCAGGAATGGTCGTTGCTTGTGGCGTTTTCCACTCCATCGATCATGGCAAACACAATCCGGTCGCCACCGTGTTGATCATTGCTCTGGTGACCCTGTGTGCCTACGGAAAAATGCCCTTACTAAGGGTTCGCCCCCTGATTTATGTCAGTACGATTTCTTACGCACTCTATCTGTGTCACAACAACCTGGGGTGTGTGTTGATGTACCGTTTGAATCATTCCGGGATTCCCGCGAACATCAGCTTTTTGATGGCCGTTATCTTTTCCTTTTCGCTGGCGATCATTGTCACGCATCGAATCGAACAACCGATCACCGAAGCGTTGCGTCGGCTTTGGGCGCGTTACCGCACCAAAGAAGGTTCGGCAACGGTGGCCGCGCCAGCTCGCTAG